The DNA segment TCAAGGACAATCCAATACAACCCGGCAATTACACCGCCGACCAATCCTGTAATGGCCCACATGAAAAAAGTACGGCTGAACACAAACGGGTTAAACCGGATCGGCTGATCCAAAAGGTTGAATGTTCTTATAATACGCCGTCTTCTGTTGATTTTCATTTTAATTTATTTTTAAAATTACGATCATCATTTGTTGTTATAAGAATGACTATTTGAAAACTTTCATTGAATGAATCTTCAAAAACAAAAAGCATCGTTTCTTAAGATCGTATTGAGATGCTTCGACAAGCTCAGCATGACACTGCTAATACTACACGTTTCGACGCTCGCTTCGCTCGCGCCATAATTCAAATTATCCGCATATGAGCCTGTCGAAAACCTTAATAATTTAATGATTATATTCTGTTTTTAGCAAAATAAAAAATAAGAAGTGTCCAGCTGAGGATCATCAAAAGACCTCCAAGCGGGGTGATGGGTCCAAGAAATTTAAGATTCATCCCGAAATAATCCTGCATGCTCAAACCGTAAATACTAAATGAGAAAAGCATAGTGCCGAAAATCATCAGCCATGAAATCCAGTTTTCGGTTTTCGTTTCAAATTTTAAAATGTAACCGGCAATTAACAGGAAAAAGGCAGCGTACATTTGATAGCGTACCCCTGTTTCAAAACTTTCCAGTCTTTCCACAGAAAGGATTTTCTTTAAAGCGTGTGCTCCAAAGGCTCCTAAAATTACGGATAGCATACCGTATACCGCTCCAAAAATTAATGTTATTGTTTTCATTTATAATTTAAAATTTTGAATATTAATGACACGAGTCCGATTCCTATAAAAATCCAGGCAAATTTTTTATTTTGG comes from the Chryseobacterium nepalense genome and includes:
- a CDS encoding DUF423 domain-containing protein yields the protein MKTITLIFGAVYGMLSVILGAFGAHALKKILSVERLESFETGVRYQMYAAFFLLIAGYILKFETKTENWISWLMIFGTMLFSFSIYGLSMQDYFGMNLKFLGPITPLGGLLMILSWTLLIFYFAKNRI